A genomic region of Tsukamurella pulmonis contains the following coding sequences:
- a CDS encoding neutral zinc metallopeptidase, translating to MGHPKDPYGGRGAPAPRRGYVPVPPAPAAPRPAPVRGATGHYRVTARPRAGATGYPRPGAPAYPRPGAPAYPRPGAAAASRSGAPSPCTPAYPRPGAYPRPGAAPQYQRVPAPRAAVPAAPPRAVPYRQWSMPAPPPARSAGAVPPGYPRPGVPQGQPWPRVPQPAWAPRPATGANSTPLLVLLLVTVVVLIVVLAAALLYVGGRASTDAGGATTARTTAARTTTTTETTTTRTGTTTSTSSLLTSSAGATPTGTAALQGNPLYGSGSAGLLTQPCNAVGWPSDSAAGKRFFASLAPCFDRAWGAAMRAAGLEYRAPTVLVPTGSRISSPCGSTNLETENVAAFYCSSNEALYMPPKGLNVDRYGNQPAIYLAVFAHEYGHHVQLVSGILTAQGRIENLSGRTSEAGLESSRRLELQAQCFSGLFVKSVSDTGGQFTSADYRTVYEDQERGDRPGALRDHGTYAHSQGWWDTGYQSNRLARCNTWAASSGDVA from the coding sequence GTGGGTCATCCGAAGGATCCCTACGGCGGCCGGGGTGCGCCGGCTCCGCGGCGCGGCTACGTCCCCGTCCCTCCGGCGCCCGCCGCACCGCGGCCGGCACCGGTGCGCGGTGCCACCGGGCACTACCGGGTGACGGCGCGGCCCCGCGCCGGCGCTACCGGATACCCCCGTCCCGGCGCGCCCGCGTACCCCCGCCCGGGCGCTCCGGCCTATCCCCGGCCCGGCGCGGCCGCCGCCTCGAGGTCGGGTGCCCCGAGCCCCTGCACCCCCGCGTATCCGCGCCCCGGCGCGTACCCGCGGCCGGGCGCCGCGCCGCAGTACCAACGCGTTCCCGCCCCGCGCGCCGCGGTCCCGGCCGCACCGCCCCGTGCTGTGCCGTACCGGCAGTGGTCGATGCCCGCCCCGCCCCCCGCCCGGTCCGCGGGGGCAGTACCTCCGGGCTATCCGCGTCCCGGAGTCCCGCAGGGGCAGCCGTGGCCGCGCGTGCCGCAGCCCGCCTGGGCTCCGCGTCCGGCGACGGGAGCGAACAGCACGCCGCTGCTGGTCCTCCTGCTGGTCACGGTGGTGGTGCTGATCGTCGTGCTCGCCGCGGCGCTGCTCTACGTGGGCGGGCGCGCCAGTACCGATGCCGGTGGCGCGACGACCGCCCGCACGACCGCCGCGCGGACGACGACCACCACGGAGACCACGACGACGCGGACCGGGACCACCACTTCGACGTCCTCGCTCCTCACCAGCTCCGCCGGGGCCACGCCGACGGGAACCGCCGCGCTGCAGGGCAACCCGCTCTACGGCTCGGGATCGGCGGGCCTGCTCACCCAGCCGTGCAACGCCGTCGGCTGGCCCTCCGACAGCGCCGCGGGCAAGCGCTTCTTCGCCAGTCTCGCGCCGTGCTTCGACCGGGCCTGGGGCGCCGCCATGCGTGCCGCAGGCCTCGAATACCGCGCGCCGACGGTGCTGGTCCCCACCGGATCGCGGATCAGTTCGCCGTGCGGATCGACGAACCTCGAGACGGAGAACGTCGCGGCCTTCTACTGCTCGAGCAACGAGGCGCTGTACATGCCGCCGAAGGGGCTCAACGTGGACCGCTACGGCAACCAGCCGGCGATCTACCTCGCCGTCTTCGCACACGAGTACGGCCACCACGTGCAGTTGGTGAGCGGCATCCTCACCGCGCAGGGACGGATCGAGAACCTGAGTGGGCGCACCTCCGAGGCGGGGCTCGAGTCCTCGCGCCGTCTGGAGCTCCAGGCGCAGTGCTTCAGCGGCCTGTTCGTGAAGTCCGTGAGCGATACCGGTGGGCAGTTCACCAGCGCCGACTACCGCACCGTGTACGAGGATCAGGAGCGCGGCGACCGCCCGGGAGCCCTCCGCGACCACGGCACCTACGCGCACTCGCAGGGCTGGTGGGACACCGGCTACCAGTCGAACCGCCTGGCGCGGTGCAACACCTGGGCGGCCTCGTCGGGCGACGTGGCCTGA